GCCTCTGCTTCAAGACCCAGATATCGAAGATATCGCCCTTTTTCGATTTAACGGATACCGCCCCTTCCTTGCCCCTGACAGCTTTAAGGGCCAGCTCGCGGGCTTCCTCATCGACCAAAAAGAGGATGCAGGCATCCGCCTTCTCGACCAGATCGCAAACGTTGTCTATGACTATGTTAACCACCGAATCAAGGGATAATGTCGAACTGAGCTTGCTTGTCAGTTCCTTGAGCGTAGCGTACCTTACGACTTTTTCCTTGAGGGCGTCATTCGCCCCTTTCGTATAGGCATATTCGGCCTCGATCGCGTTCTTCTCCTCCTCAAGGGTATCGATCTGCCTGTCTATGGAAAGGGCACGCGTGACCATGCTGTTCTTAAAGATAGTGACAAAGAGCCCGACGGCGAAAAAAATTAATATCTGCATGTTCATATTCGGAGTGTGGATGTTATTACCGGCGGAGATCCCGGCTGCGGCGGTCGCATTAACGACAGTGGTTATGTTGGTATTGGTGACGAGCGATACGAAAAGCGTGATTACCGAGGAGAGCGCTATGAATATCCAGAGGCCCCATTCGCCGAAAGCGACCCATGCCAGAAGGATGATGACATTAAGGAGTATGATAAGGGAGCTGATCAGCCCGTAGACCCAATATTGGACCGGGAACCGGTGGCAGGCCGAGATTATCAGAGAGGAAACGAGGAGAAAACCTGCTATCGCAAGTATTCCTGAAACCAGCTTTTCCTTTTTCAAACTAGACTATCGCTTTCTCAGTGTCCTTATCGAAGAAATGGATCTTGCCCATGTCGAGGACGAGGTCGATGTCGTGGTTGACCTCGGGCTTGTCGTGTCCTCCGACGCGCGCAATGAAAGCCTGTTGTGGAGTCGCCATGTGGAGATAGACCTCGGAACCCATCGGCTCTACGACGTCCACCCTGGCCGTAACGGTGTTTTCGGGAGGAGCTTCCTGGACGAAGAGTTTATCGTAAATATCTTCCGGCCTTATGCCGAATACGATTTCCTTGCCCTGGTACGGCCCTATCTTGGTTATCATATCGTCGACGACCTTGACCTTGAATGTCCCCTCGTCGAAGTAAAATTTCCCGTCGTCTTTTATGATCTTCCCGTTGAGGAAATTCATCGGCGGGCTTCCTATAAAACCGGCGACGAATTTGTTTACGGGTTTGTCGTATAAGGATATCGGGTCGGCGACCTGGTGGACGATCCCGTCTTTCATGACGACGATGCGGTTGCCCATCGTCATGGCCTCGACCTGGTCGTGGGTGACGTATATCATCGTCGATTGCAGCCTGGTATGCAATTTGTTTATCTCGGTCCTCATCTGCACGCGCATCTTCGCGTCGAGGTTGCTTAAAGGCTCGTCAAACAAAAAGACGAGCGGTTTTCTTACTATCGCCCGTCCTACCGCGACCCTCTGCCGCTCGCCGCCGGAAAGCTCTTTCGGCCTCCTGTTCAGGTACCTGGCTATGCCGAGCATCTGCGCCGCTTCTTTTACGCGCTGGTCGATCTCGGCCTTGGAATATTTGCGCAGGCGCAGGCCGAACGCCATATTATCATAAACGGTCATATGCGGGTACAAGGCGTAGTTCTGGAAGACCATCGCAATGTCGCGGTCTTTGGCCGGGACATCGTTGACCAGCTTATCGCCGATATATATCTCGCCTTCGGATATCTCCTCGAGGCCCGCTATCATCCTTAAAGTGGTGGATTTGCCGCAGCCGGAAGGGCCTACGAATACGACGAATTCCTTGTTCTCGATGCCTAGGGTCACATCAGAGACAGCTTTTGTATTCCCGGAATAGATCTTCGAGACATGCCTGAGACTTACCT
The nucleotide sequence above comes from Candidatus Omnitrophota bacterium. Encoded proteins:
- a CDS encoding sensor domain-containing diguanylate cyclase, with the protein product MKKEKLVSGILAIAGFLLVSSLIISACHRFPVQYWVYGLISSLIILLNVIILLAWVAFGEWGLWIFIALSSVITLFVSLVTNTNITTVVNATAAAGISAGNNIHTPNMNMQILIFFAVGLFVTIFKNSMVTRALSIDRQIDTLEEEKNAIEAEYAYTKGANDALKEKVVRYATLKELTSKLSSTLSLDSVVNIVIDNVCDLVEKADACILFLVDEEARELALKAVRGKEGAVSVKSKKGDIFDIWVLKQRQPLMVSDADKDFRFNLDLIPVEFRRGFKSLIAAPLISEKKVIGILRVESREAEAYISDDLRLLTIISDLAAIALENSKLYHRIEELAISDGLTGLYCQRYFKERMAEDIVKAVRIKQPLSLLMFDIDGFKGYNDKYGHIAGDIVLKSIGGLLKGSLEPGDIAARYGGEEFVIVLFGKDKAAAQRLGEEVRKKIEGEKFILRQVETHVTVSIGCAGVPEDAVSRDEIIRSADAALYEAKKNGGNKVCLA
- the ugpC gene encoding sn-glycerol-3-phosphate ABC transporter ATP-binding protein UgpC, which encodes MAQVSLRHVSKIYSGNTKAVSDVTLGIENKEFVVFVGPSGCGKSTTLRMIAGLEEISEGEIYIGDKLVNDVPAKDRDIAMVFQNYALYPHMTVYDNMAFGLRLRKYSKAEIDQRVKEAAQMLGIARYLNRRPKELSGGERQRVAVGRAIVRKPLVFLFDEPLSNLDAKMRVQMRTEINKLHTRLQSTMIYVTHDQVEAMTMGNRIVVMKDGIVHQVADPISLYDKPVNKFVAGFIGSPPMNFLNGKIIKDDGKFYFDEGTFKVKVVDDMITKIGPYQGKEIVFGIRPEDIYDKLFVQEAPPENTVTARVDVVEPMGSEVYLHMATPQQAFIARVGGHDKPEVNHDIDLVLDMGKIHFFDKDTEKAIV